The following proteins are encoded in a genomic region of Methylobacterium tardum:
- the nuoK gene encoding NADH-quinone oxidoreductase subunit NuoK — MIGLSHYLTVAAILFTLGVLGIFINRKNIIVILMSVELILLSVNINLVAFSTQLNDITGQVFALFVLTVAAAESAIGLAILVVFFRNRGSIAVEDVSMMKG, encoded by the coding sequence ATGATCGGCCTGAGCCACTACCTCACCGTCGCGGCGATCCTGTTCACGCTCGGCGTGCTCGGCATCTTCATCAACCGCAAGAACATCATCGTCATCCTGATGTCGGTCGAGCTGATCCTGCTCTCGGTCAACATCAACCTCGTCGCCTTCTCGACGCAGCTGAACGACATCACCGGACAGGTCTTCGCCCTGTTCGTGCTGACGGTCGCGGCCGCCGAATCGGCGATCGGCCTCGCCATCCTGGTGGTGTTCTTCCGCAACCGCGGCTCCATCGCGGTGGAAGACGTGAGCATGATGAAGGGCTAG
- the nuoG gene encoding NADH-quinone oxidoreductase subunit NuoG: MTKILADGIEVDVPADYTLLQACEAAGAEIPRFCFHERLSIAGNCRMCLVELKGAPKPVASCAYAVKDCRPGPNGEPPEVLTRSQGTKKAREGVMEFLLINHPLDCPICDQGGHCDLQDQAMAYGVDSTRYKENKRAVEEKHIGPLVRTAMNRCIHCTRCVRFLAEVAGVPDLGAIGRGEDMEITSYLEQSMASELQGNVADLCPVGALVHRPQSYNVRPWELNKTESVDVMDAVGSSIRIDTRGREVMQIEPRISEEINEEWISDKTRYHIDGLRMQRLDRPYLRENGRLRPASWGEAFQAVAARVKGADPKRVGAIVGDLAGVEEIFALRELIKSLGSPNLDCRQTDAGLDPALGRASYIFNPTIPGIEAADAILIVGANPRTEASLLNVRIRKRWRMAPLAVGVIGEPVDLTYPSHYIGAGPDSLAALARGEHSFLDVLKEAKAPLVIVGASAEPGVLAAAATLAKAIGAVSAEWNGFGVLHTAAARVGALDLGFVPGEGGLTFAQMLEPGALDVLFNLGADERDVAPGAFVIYQGSHGDRGASRADVILPGAAYSEKSATWVNTEGRVQMGNRAAFPPGDAREDWAILRALSDVLGKRLPFDSLTALRRALYAAHPHFAAIGAVEPGTVAEAVDRLAGLGGSATGPAFASSVTDFYLTNPIARASRILAECSRLARERAAEAAPGGGRVGAQDR; encoded by the coding sequence ATGACAAAAATCCTCGCCGACGGCATCGAGGTCGACGTCCCCGCCGATTACACGCTGCTCCAGGCCTGCGAGGCCGCGGGGGCCGAGATCCCGCGCTTCTGTTTCCACGAGCGCCTGTCGATCGCCGGCAATTGCCGCATGTGCCTCGTCGAGCTGAAGGGCGCGCCGAAGCCGGTGGCCTCCTGCGCCTACGCGGTGAAGGATTGCCGCCCCGGCCCGAACGGCGAGCCGCCGGAGGTGCTGACGCGCTCGCAGGGCACCAAGAAGGCGCGGGAAGGGGTGATGGAGTTCCTCCTCATCAACCACCCGCTCGACTGCCCGATCTGCGACCAGGGCGGCCACTGCGACCTGCAGGACCAGGCCATGGCTTACGGAGTCGATTCGACCCGCTACAAGGAGAACAAGCGCGCGGTCGAAGAGAAGCATATCGGCCCGCTGGTGCGGACCGCGATGAACCGCTGCATCCACTGCACCCGCTGCGTGCGCTTCCTCGCCGAGGTGGCGGGCGTGCCGGACCTCGGCGCCATCGGTCGCGGCGAGGACATGGAGATCACCAGCTACCTCGAGCAGTCGATGGCCTCGGAGCTCCAGGGCAACGTCGCCGACCTCTGCCCGGTGGGCGCCCTCGTGCACAGGCCGCAGAGCTACAACGTCCGGCCGTGGGAGCTGAACAAGACCGAGTCGGTCGACGTGATGGACGCGGTCGGCTCCTCGATCCGCATCGACACCCGCGGCCGCGAGGTCATGCAGATCGAGCCGCGGATCAGCGAGGAGATCAACGAGGAGTGGATCTCCGACAAGACGCGCTACCACATCGATGGCTTGCGGATGCAGCGCCTCGACCGGCCCTACCTGCGCGAGAACGGTCGGCTGCGGCCTGCCTCCTGGGGTGAGGCGTTCCAGGCCGTCGCCGCCCGGGTGAAGGGCGCGGATCCGAAGCGTGTCGGCGCGATCGTCGGTGACCTCGCGGGCGTCGAGGAGATTTTTGCGCTCCGTGAGCTGATCAAGAGCCTTGGCTCGCCGAACCTCGACTGCCGCCAGACCGATGCCGGCCTCGACCCGGCGCTGGGCCGCGCATCGTACATCTTCAACCCGACCATTCCGGGGATCGAGGCCGCGGACGCGATCCTGATCGTCGGCGCCAACCCGCGCACCGAGGCCTCGCTGCTGAACGTGCGCATCCGCAAGCGCTGGCGCATGGCGCCGCTGGCGGTGGGCGTGATCGGCGAGCCGGTCGATCTGACCTATCCGAGCCACTACATCGGCGCCGGCCCCGATTCTCTCGCTGCGCTCGCCCGCGGTGAGCACAGCTTCCTCGACGTTCTCAAGGAGGCGAAGGCGCCGCTCGTGATCGTCGGCGCGAGTGCCGAGCCGGGCGTCCTGGCCGCGGCGGCCACGCTCGCCAAGGCGATCGGCGCGGTCTCGGCCGAGTGGAACGGCTTCGGCGTGCTGCACACGGCCGCCGCCCGCGTCGGGGCGCTGGATCTCGGCTTCGTGCCGGGGGAGGGTGGCCTGACCTTCGCGCAGATGCTGGAGCCGGGCGCGCTGGACGTCCTGTTCAATCTCGGCGCCGACGAGCGCGACGTCGCCCCGGGCGCCTTCGTGATCTACCAGGGCAGCCACGGCGACCGTGGGGCCTCCCGCGCCGACGTGATCCTGCCCGGCGCCGCCTACAGCGAGAAGTCGGCGACCTGGGTGAACACGGAAGGCCGGGTCCAGATGGGCAACCGCGCCGCGTTCCCGCCGGGCGACGCCCGCGAGGATTGGGCGATCCTGCGCGCCCTCTCGGACGTGCTGGGCAAGCGCCTGCCGTTCGATTCGCTCACCGCGCTCCGCCGGGCGCTCTACGCCGCCCACCCGCATTTCGCGGCGATCGGGGCCGTCGAGCCCGGCACCGTCGCCGAGGCGGTCGACCGGCTCGCGGGCCTCGGCGGCTCCGCGACCGGACCAGCCTTCGCGTCGTCGGTGACCGACTTCTACCTCACCAACCCGATCGCCCGCGCCTCGCGGATCCTCGCGGAGTGCTCGCGCCTCGCCCGGGAGCGCGCCGCCGAGGCGGCCCCTGGCGGCGGCCGAGTAGGAGCTCAAGACCGATGA
- the nuoH gene encoding NADH-quinone oxidoreductase subunit NuoH, with protein MTPLEILGTVLLIVLKSFVLLSALLVFIAYALLADRKIWAAVQLRRGPNVVGPFGLFQSFADLIKFVIKEPVIPAGANKAIYLLAPLVFAMLALSSWAVIPLADGWAIADINVGITYIFAISSLGVYGVIMGGWASNSKYAFLGALRSAAQMISYEVSLGFVIICVLLCAGSLNLSRIVMAQDTSLGIFGWYWLWLFPMFVVFFVSALAETNRPPFDLPEAESELVAGYMVEYSSTPYLLFMLGEYVAIMSMCALGTILFMGGWLSPIPFAPFTWVPGVIWFTLKASFLFFLFAMVKSIVPRYRYDQLMRLGWKVFLPISLISVVVVAFVLKLTGRPRAPDA; from the coding sequence ATGACGCCGCTCGAAATCCTCGGGACCGTGCTCCTGATCGTGCTGAAGAGCTTCGTGCTCCTCTCGGCGCTGCTCGTGTTCATCGCCTACGCGCTGCTCGCCGACCGGAAGATCTGGGCGGCGGTGCAGCTCCGGCGCGGCCCGAACGTGGTCGGGCCGTTCGGCCTGTTCCAGTCCTTCGCCGACCTGATCAAGTTCGTGATCAAGGAGCCGGTGATCCCGGCGGGCGCCAACAAGGCGATCTACCTGCTGGCGCCGCTCGTCTTCGCGATGCTCGCCCTGTCGAGCTGGGCGGTCATCCCGCTTGCCGACGGCTGGGCAATCGCCGACATCAACGTCGGCATCACCTACATCTTCGCGATCTCGTCGCTCGGCGTGTACGGCGTCATCATGGGCGGCTGGGCGTCGAACTCGAAATACGCCTTCCTCGGCGCGCTGCGCTCGGCGGCCCAGATGATCTCCTACGAGGTCTCGCTCGGCTTCGTGATCATCTGCGTGCTGCTCTGCGCCGGCTCGCTCAACCTCTCGCGCATCGTCATGGCGCAGGACACCAGCCTCGGCATCTTCGGCTGGTACTGGCTGTGGCTGTTCCCGATGTTCGTGGTGTTCTTCGTCTCGGCGCTGGCCGAGACGAACCGCCCGCCCTTCGACCTGCCGGAGGCCGAGTCGGAGCTCGTGGCCGGCTACATGGTCGAGTATTCCTCGACCCCGTACCTGCTGTTCATGCTCGGCGAGTACGTCGCCATCATGAGCATGTGCGCCCTCGGGACCATCCTGTTCATGGGCGGCTGGCTGTCCCCGATCCCGTTCGCGCCGTTCACCTGGGTGCCGGGCGTGATCTGGTTCACCCTGAAGGCCAGCTTCCTGTTCTTCCTGTTCGCCATGGTGAAGTCGATCGTGCCGCGCTACCGCTACGATCAGCTCATGCGCCTCGGCTGGAAGGTCTTTCTGCCCATTTCGCTCATCTCGGTGGTGGTCGTGGCCTTCGTCCTGAAGCTCACCGGCCGGCCCCGGGCGCCTGACGCATGA
- a CDS encoding NADH-quinone oxidoreductase subunit J, which yields MTAAAAFFYLFASITVASGFMVIAARNPVASVLFLILAFVNAAGLFVLMGAEFLAMILVVVYVGAVAVLFLFVVMMLDVDFAELRQGFQQYLPVGALIGAIFLVELLLVVGSWSIDPGLVQAPLGNVAAAENLTNAQALGRVIYTDYAYFFQLAGLILLVAMIGAIVLTLRDRPGVKRQNIAVQNARTQAMAVETRKVPSRQGVEV from the coding sequence ATGACCGCAGCAGCCGCCTTCTTCTATCTGTTCGCGAGCATCACGGTCGCGTCGGGCTTCATGGTGATCGCCGCGCGCAATCCCGTCGCCTCGGTGCTGTTCCTGATCCTCGCCTTCGTGAACGCCGCCGGCCTGTTCGTCCTGATGGGCGCCGAGTTCCTCGCGATGATCCTGGTGGTCGTCTACGTGGGCGCGGTGGCGGTCCTGTTCCTGTTCGTGGTGATGATGCTCGACGTCGACTTCGCCGAGCTGCGCCAGGGCTTCCAGCAATACCTGCCGGTCGGCGCCCTGATCGGCGCGATCTTCCTGGTCGAGCTGCTGCTGGTGGTGGGCTCCTGGAGCATCGATCCGGGCCTCGTGCAGGCACCGCTCGGCAACGTCGCGGCCGCCGAGAACCTCACCAACGCCCAGGCTCTGGGGCGCGTGATCTACACGGACTACGCCTACTTCTTCCAGCTCGCCGGCCTGATCCTGCTGGTCGCCATGATCGGCGCGATCGTGCTGACGCTGCGCGACCGGCCCGGCGTCAAGCGCCAGAACATCGCGGTCCAGAACGCCCGCACCCAGGCCATGGCGGTGGAGACCCGCAAGGTCCCGTCGCGCCAGGGTGTCGAGGTCTGA
- a CDS encoding ribonuclease J — MGMGQEELVFLPLGGVGEIGMNAALYGFGPEKGRKWIMVDCGMGFASEEKMPGVDLMYPDLAFIEERRKDLLGIFITHAHEDHIGAISELWPKLKAPVYATRFAKNLLETRRLSEPGAPKVDLREVKPGRRVTVGPFELEYVPVSHSIPESNAIAIRTAAGLVLHTGDWKIDPTPVAGSVTSPEAFTALGDEGVLAIVCDSTNVVREGFSPSEKTVAETLKTLIADAPHRVAVTTFASNVARIRAVAEAAAACGREVIAVGRAMDRVIDVARECGYLDGLPEFRRSDSWKSLPRERVVALLTGSQGEPRAALARVSRRDHPDISLAPGDQVIFSSRAIPGNERDVGSIINDLIEQGVEVITDRTELVHVSGHPRRDEMVEMYRWTRPGTAIPVHGEALHLGEHARFARAQGVQNVVKARNGSLIRLSPGTPAVIDNVKAGRLFKDGDVLIDEKDRAIPERRKLMQAGLVSVAIAIGEDGVVLGEPAVDIIGLPNRGRSGEPLIETVVDAVSRTLSGMSRGKLKDSESVEKTVDRAVRTAVNEVWGKKPACHVQVAEV, encoded by the coding sequence ATGGGAATGGGACAGGAGGAGCTGGTCTTCCTGCCGCTCGGCGGCGTGGGCGAGATCGGGATGAATGCGGCGCTCTACGGCTTCGGCCCGGAGAAGGGCCGGAAGTGGATCATGGTCGATTGCGGCATGGGCTTCGCCAGCGAAGAGAAGATGCCGGGCGTCGACCTGATGTATCCGGACCTCGCCTTCATCGAGGAGCGGCGCAAGGACCTGCTGGGGATCTTCATCACCCACGCGCACGAGGATCATATCGGGGCGATCTCGGAGCTGTGGCCTAAACTCAAGGCCCCGGTCTACGCGACCCGCTTCGCCAAGAACCTGCTGGAGACCCGGCGCCTCTCCGAGCCCGGCGCCCCCAAGGTCGACCTGCGCGAGGTGAAGCCCGGCCGGCGCGTGACCGTCGGGCCGTTCGAGCTCGAATACGTGCCGGTCTCGCATTCCATCCCGGAATCGAACGCCATCGCGATCCGCACCGCGGCGGGCCTCGTGCTCCACACCGGCGACTGGAAGATCGACCCGACGCCGGTGGCCGGCTCGGTGACATCCCCGGAGGCGTTCACGGCGCTCGGTGACGAGGGCGTCCTCGCCATCGTCTGCGACTCGACCAACGTCGTGCGCGAGGGCTTCTCGCCGAGCGAGAAGACCGTCGCCGAGACCCTCAAGACGCTGATCGCCGACGCGCCCCACCGGGTCGCGGTGACCACCTTCGCGTCGAACGTCGCCCGCATCCGCGCGGTCGCCGAGGCGGCGGCCGCCTGCGGCCGTGAGGTCATCGCGGTCGGCCGGGCCATGGACCGGGTGATCGATGTCGCCCGCGAATGCGGCTACCTCGACGGGCTGCCCGAATTCCGGCGTTCGGATTCGTGGAAGAGTCTGCCGCGCGAGCGGGTCGTGGCCCTGCTCACCGGCTCGCAGGGCGAGCCGCGGGCGGCGCTGGCCCGGGTGTCCCGCCGGGACCACCCGGATATCAGCCTCGCCCCGGGCGATCAGGTGATCTTCTCCTCGCGCGCCATCCCCGGCAACGAGCGCGATGTCGGGTCGATCATCAACGACCTGATCGAGCAGGGCGTCGAGGTGATCACCGACCGCACCGAGCTGGTCCACGTCTCGGGCCACCCGCGCCGCGACGAGATGGTCGAGATGTACCGGTGGACCCGTCCCGGCACCGCGATCCCGGTCCACGGCGAGGCGCTTCACCTCGGCGAGCATGCCCGCTTCGCCCGGGCGCAGGGCGTGCAGAACGTCGTCAAGGCCCGCAACGGCAGCCTCATCCGCCTGAGCCCCGGCACGCCGGCGGTGATCGACAACGTCAAGGCCGGCCGCCTGTTCAAGGACGGCGACGTCCTGATCGACGAGAAGGACCGGGCGATCCCGGAGCGGCGCAAGCTCATGCAGGCGGGCCTCGTCTCGGTGGCGATCGCCATCGGCGAGGACGGCGTCGTGCTGGGCGAGCCGGCGGTGGACATCATCGGCCTGCCGAACCGTGGCCGGTCGGGCGAGCCGCTGATCGAGACGGTGGTCGATGCCGTGTCCCGGACCCTGTCGGGCATGTCTCGGGGCAAGCTCAAGGACTCGGAGAGCGTCGAGAAGACGGTCGACCGAGCGGTGCGCACCGCGGTCAACGAGGTCTGGGGCAAGAAGCCCGCCTGCCACGTGCAGGTCGCCGAGGTTTAG
- the nuoF gene encoding NADH-quinone oxidoreductase subunit NuoF gives MLSDQDRIFTNLYGLQSPGLEAAKKRGAWDGTKFLLEQGRDWIIEEMKASGLRGRGGAGFPTGLKWSFMPKKSDGRPHYLVVNADESEPGTCKDREIMRHDPHLLIEGCMLACFAMNAHACYVYIRGEYVAEKHALQKAVDEAYAARLVGQSNVHDYPFDIYVHHGAGAYICGEETALIESLEGKKGMPRLKPPFPANMGLYGCPTTVNNVESIAVAGTILRRGGAWFAGLGGKNNTGTKLFCVSGHVNKPCNVEEEMGITFRELIDRHCGGMRGGWDNLLCSIPGGSSVPLVPGEQIIDAKMDFDTLRNLGSGLGTAAVIVLDKSTDIVAAITRISYFYKHESCGQCTPCREGTGWMWRVMQRMTEGRAQKREIDMLFEVTKQIEGHTICALGDAAAWPIQGLIRHFRPEIEKRIDRYTANPHSEPVPMAAE, from the coding sequence ATGCTGTCGGATCAGGATCGCATCTTCACCAACCTGTACGGGCTCCAGTCACCGGGCCTCGAGGCCGCCAAGAAGCGTGGCGCCTGGGACGGGACCAAGTTCCTGCTGGAGCAGGGCCGTGACTGGATCATCGAGGAGATGAAGGCCTCGGGGCTCCGCGGCCGCGGCGGTGCGGGCTTCCCGACCGGCCTCAAGTGGTCGTTCATGCCCAAGAAGTCGGACGGGCGTCCGCACTACCTCGTGGTCAACGCCGACGAGTCGGAGCCGGGCACCTGCAAGGACCGGGAGATTATGCGGCACGACCCGCATCTCCTGATCGAGGGCTGCATGCTGGCCTGCTTCGCGATGAACGCGCATGCCTGCTACGTCTACATCCGCGGCGAGTACGTCGCCGAGAAGCACGCGCTCCAGAAGGCGGTGGATGAGGCCTACGCGGCCCGCCTTGTCGGCCAGTCGAACGTCCACGACTACCCGTTCGACATCTACGTTCACCACGGCGCTGGCGCCTATATCTGCGGCGAGGAGACGGCCCTCATCGAGAGCCTGGAGGGCAAGAAGGGGATGCCGCGGCTCAAGCCGCCATTCCCGGCCAATATGGGCCTCTACGGCTGCCCCACCACGGTGAACAACGTCGAATCGATCGCGGTCGCCGGCACGATCCTGCGCCGGGGCGGCGCGTGGTTCGCCGGGCTCGGCGGCAAGAACAACACCGGCACCAAGCTCTTCTGCGTCTCCGGCCACGTCAACAAGCCGTGCAACGTCGAGGAGGAGATGGGCATCACCTTCCGCGAACTCATCGACCGCCATTGCGGCGGCATGCGCGGCGGCTGGGACAACCTCCTGTGCTCGATCCCTGGCGGCTCCTCGGTGCCGCTGGTGCCGGGCGAGCAGATCATCGACGCCAAGATGGATTTCGACACCCTGCGCAACCTCGGCTCGGGCCTGGGCACCGCGGCCGTGATCGTGCTCGACAAGTCGACCGACATCGTCGCGGCGATCACCCGCATCTCGTACTTCTACAAGCACGAGTCTTGCGGCCAGTGCACGCCCTGTCGCGAGGGCACCGGCTGGATGTGGCGCGTCATGCAGCGCATGACCGAGGGCCGTGCGCAGAAGCGCGAGATCGATATGCTGTTCGAGGTGACCAAGCAGATCGAGGGTCACACGATCTGCGCGCTCGGCGACGCGGCGGCCTGGCCGATCCAGGGCCTGATCCGGCACTTCCGCCCCGAGATCGAGAAGCGCATCGACCGCTACACCGCCAACCCGCACAGCGAGCCTGTGCCGATGGCCGCGGAGTAG
- the nuoN gene encoding NADH-quinone oxidoreductase subunit NuoN, with amino-acid sequence MPTVHSVLPSLAPLLPELILGIGVMVLILYGAWRGDRSAETVSLGALVLLLVALSVVISQPVHGRVTTLSGAFVSDAFSKVMKSLVLLGSSATILLAHDFFKRERIDRFEFPVLIVLCTIGMMVMVSANDLIALYLGLELQSLAAYVIAAFHRDDVKSTEAGLKYFVLGALSSGMLLYGASLVYGFTGTVSFPGIVSALNENAGLGIVLGIVFLAAGVCFKLAAVPFHMWTPDVYEGSPTPVTAFFASAPKMAAVAMTVRVFIGAMPDVTAIWQQIFIFVSVVSMALGSFAAIGQTSIKRLMAYSSIANIGYALIGLACGSEEGISGLVTYMIIYLAMTLGTFAIILSLRRRDVMFEKIEDLSGLSRTHPWLAFCLAAMMFSLAGIPPLAGFFAKFYVFAAAIKAGLVTLAVIGVVTSVVGAYYYLRVVRIMYFDGEPKEPYEAMAPGLRVVLALSSVVVVLFFLLPGPLVGAAGRAAKSLF; translated from the coding sequence ATGCCCACCGTCCACTCCGTCCTGCCCTCGCTGGCGCCGCTCCTGCCCGAGCTGATCCTCGGCATCGGCGTCATGGTCCTGATCCTCTACGGCGCGTGGCGCGGCGACCGCTCTGCCGAGACCGTGAGCCTCGGCGCGCTGGTCCTGCTGCTCGTCGCCCTGTCGGTGGTGATCTCCCAGCCGGTCCACGGCCGAGTCACGACCCTGTCGGGAGCGTTCGTCTCGGACGCCTTCTCTAAGGTGATGAAGTCGCTGGTGCTGCTCGGCTCCTCGGCGACGATCCTGCTGGCGCACGACTTCTTCAAGCGCGAGCGCATTGATCGGTTCGAATTCCCCGTGCTGATCGTGCTCTGCACCATCGGCATGATGGTCATGGTCTCGGCCAACGACCTGATCGCGCTGTATCTCGGCCTCGAGCTGCAGTCGCTCGCCGCCTACGTGATCGCGGCGTTCCACCGTGACGACGTGAAATCCACCGAGGCCGGCCTCAAGTACTTCGTGCTCGGCGCGCTCTCGTCCGGCATGCTGCTCTACGGCGCCTCGCTGGTCTACGGATTCACCGGCACCGTCTCGTTCCCCGGCATCGTCTCGGCGCTGAACGAGAACGCGGGCCTCGGCATCGTGCTGGGCATCGTGTTCCTGGCGGCCGGCGTGTGCTTCAAGCTGGCGGCCGTGCCGTTCCACATGTGGACGCCCGACGTCTACGAGGGCTCGCCGACCCCGGTAACGGCCTTCTTCGCCTCGGCGCCCAAGATGGCCGCGGTGGCGATGACCGTGCGGGTCTTCATCGGCGCCATGCCGGACGTGACGGCGATCTGGCAGCAGATCTTCATCTTCGTCTCGGTGGTGTCGATGGCGCTGGGCTCCTTCGCGGCGATCGGCCAGACCTCGATCAAGCGCCTGATGGCCTACTCGTCGATCGCCAATATCGGCTACGCGCTGATCGGCCTGGCCTGCGGCTCGGAGGAGGGGATCAGCGGGCTCGTCACCTACATGATCATCTACCTCGCGATGACGCTTGGCACCTTCGCGATCATCCTGTCGCTCCGGCGCCGGGACGTGATGTTCGAGAAGATCGAGGACCTGTCGGGCCTGTCGCGCACGCATCCGTGGCTGGCCTTCTGCCTCGCCGCGATGATGTTCTCGCTGGCCGGCATCCCGCCGCTCGCCGGGTTCTTCGCGAAGTTCTACGTCTTCGCCGCCGCCATCAAGGCCGGACTCGTGACGCTGGCGGTGATCGGCGTGGTGACCAGCGTGGTCGGCGCCTACTACTACCTGCGCGTCGTGCGGATCATGTATTTCGACGGCGAGCCGAAGGAGCCCTACGAGGCGATGGCGCCGGGCCTGCGCGTGGTGCTCGCCCTGTCGAGCGTCGTGGTGGTGCTCTTCTTCCTGCTGCCCGGCCCGCTGGTCGGCGCCGCCGGCCGGGCCGCCAAGTCGCTGTTCTAG
- a CDS encoding NADH-quinone oxidoreductase subunit M: MLGLGILSGLLIVPLCGAAFILTLNGDEESVARNSRWAALATTVVTFLLSLVAWNRYDAASPSFQLVESHAWLTETIRFKLGVDGFSMPLILLTTFLMPFCIGASWHSIHFRVKEYFVAFLVLETTMIGVFASLDLLLFYLFFEAGLIPMFLIIGIWGGQRRIYASFKFFLYTLLGSVLMLLAVMAMYWQAGTTDIPTLLQYRFPAQMQTWLWLAFFASFAVKMPMWPVHTWLPDAHVEAPTAGSVILAGILLKMGGYGFIRISLPMLPVASQEFAPFVFALSVIAIIFTSLTAMMQTDIKKLIAYSSVAHMGFVTLGLFTLNEQGIQGALFLMISHGIVSGALFLCVGVVYDRMHTREIAAYGGLVKRMPLYAVAMLIFTMANVGLPGTSGFVGEFLAMLGAFKANPNVAFFSTFGIILSAAYALWLYARVIYGKLEKPNLQGILDLDLREKIILAPLVALTIYYGVHPAPVLDVFAPSTDALMTSMKAALSNTQTAAAALPVPR; this comes from the coding sequence ATGCTCGGCCTCGGCATCCTCTCCGGCCTGCTGATCGTGCCGCTCTGCGGCGCGGCCTTCATCCTGACGCTGAACGGCGACGAGGAATCGGTCGCGCGCAACAGCCGCTGGGCCGCGCTCGCCACCACGGTGGTCACCTTCCTGCTCTCCCTGGTGGCCTGGAACCGCTACGACGCCGCCTCGCCGAGCTTCCAGCTGGTCGAGAGCCACGCGTGGCTCACCGAGACGATCCGGTTCAAGCTCGGCGTCGACGGCTTCTCGATGCCGCTGATCCTGCTGACCACGTTCCTGATGCCGTTCTGCATCGGCGCCTCGTGGCATTCGATCCACTTCCGCGTGAAGGAGTACTTCGTCGCCTTCCTCGTCCTCGAGACGACGATGATCGGCGTGTTCGCCTCCCTCGACCTGCTGCTGTTCTACCTGTTCTTCGAGGCCGGCCTGATCCCGATGTTCCTGATCATCGGCATCTGGGGCGGGCAGCGCCGGATCTACGCCAGCTTCAAGTTCTTCCTCTACACCCTGCTCGGCTCGGTGCTGATGCTGCTCGCCGTCATGGCGATGTACTGGCAGGCCGGCACCACCGACATCCCGACCCTGCTGCAGTACCGCTTCCCGGCGCAGATGCAGACCTGGCTGTGGCTCGCCTTCTTCGCCTCGTTCGCGGTGAAGATGCCGATGTGGCCGGTCCATACCTGGCTGCCCGACGCCCACGTGGAGGCGCCGACCGCGGGCTCGGTGATCCTGGCCGGCATCCTCCTGAAGATGGGCGGCTACGGCTTCATCCGGATCTCGCTGCCGATGCTGCCGGTGGCGAGCCAGGAGTTCGCGCCGTTCGTCTTCGCCCTGTCGGTGATCGCGATCATCTTCACCTCGCTCACCGCGATGATGCAGACCGACATCAAGAAGCTGATCGCCTACTCGTCGGTGGCCCATATGGGCTTCGTGACGCTCGGCCTGTTCACGCTGAACGAGCAGGGCATCCAGGGCGCGCTGTTCCTGATGATCTCCCACGGCATCGTGTCGGGCGCGCTGTTCCTCTGCGTCGGCGTCGTCTACGACCGGATGCACACCCGCGAGATCGCCGCCTATGGCGGCCTCGTGAAGCGGATGCCGCTCTACGCGGTGGCCATGCTGATCTTCACCATGGCCAATGTCGGCCTGCCGGGCACGTCCGGCTTCGTCGGCGAGTTTCTGGCGATGCTCGGCGCCTTCAAGGCGAACCCGAACGTGGCGTTCTTCTCGACCTTCGGCATCATCCTGTCGGCGGCCTACGCCCTGTGGCTCTACGCCCGGGTGATCTACGGCAAGCTGGAGAAGCCGAACCTCCAGGGCATCCTCGACCTGGATCTCCGGGAGAAGATCATCCTGGCGCCGCTGGTGGCCCTGACGATCTATTACGGCGTGCACCCGGCCCCCGTGCTCGATGTGTTCGCGCCCTCGACCGACGCGCTGATGACCAGCATGAAGGCCGCCCTGTCCAACACCCAGACCGCGGCCGCCGCGCTGCCGGTCCCGCGCTGA
- the nuoI gene encoding NADH-quinone oxidoreductase subunit NuoI, with protein MKLDQIAKSLLLKEFVSGMVLGMRYFFKPKATINYPFEMGHRGPRFRGEHALRRYPNGEERCIACKLCEAICPAQAITIEAGPRRNDGTRRTTRYDIDMVKCIYCGMCQEACPVDAIAEGPNFEFSVETREELLYDKQKLLLNGDRWEREIARNIAMDAPYR; from the coding sequence ATGAAGCTCGATCAGATTGCGAAGAGCCTTCTCCTGAAGGAGTTCGTGTCGGGGATGGTCCTCGGCATGCGCTACTTCTTCAAGCCGAAGGCCACGATCAACTACCCCTTCGAGATGGGCCATCGCGGGCCGCGCTTCCGCGGCGAGCACGCGCTGCGTCGCTACCCGAACGGCGAGGAGCGCTGCATCGCCTGCAAGCTCTGCGAGGCGATCTGCCCGGCGCAGGCGATCACCATCGAGGCGGGCCCCCGCCGCAACGATGGCACCCGCCGCACGACGCGCTACGACATCGACATGGTGAAGTGCATCTATTGCGGCATGTGCCAGGAGGCCTGCCCGGTGGATGCCATCGCCGAGGGGCCGAACTTCGAATTCTCGGTGGAGACCCGGGAGGAGCTTCTCTACGACAAGCAGAAGCTCCTGCTGAACGGCGACCGCTGGGAGCGCGAGATCGCCCGCAACATCGCGATGGACGCGCCTTACCGCTGA